In the genome of Oncorhynchus mykiss isolate Arlee chromosome 30, USDA_OmykA_1.1, whole genome shotgun sequence, the window AGCTTGCAAATAAAGTAGCAGGCATAGCTAGTATTGTTGTACAAGTTAGCTGCTAATGTTAACTTAAtttaaaaagtaaataaaataatttattgttatttttaaagCTTGCCTACGACATCGACAAAGAAGCAGAAGACCAAAATTCCTATTTGGATGGCATGGTAAATCTTGAGTGGGGGCAGGGTAATCTGAATGTAGCTGTTTGTAGCAAGTGGCTGTCTAGTTCTGCATCAAATGAGTTTCCTGATGTATGTAGTAGCAAGTTCAATCAATCCACTCTTCCTTTTCTGTTTTTAGGATTCCAATTTTCTGAGTGCTACAGGACTGTTGACTGGCAGTGTGAAGAGGTTCTCTGGCATGGTGCGATCTGGAAGAGACAATCGCAAAATCCTCTGCTATGTCTCAGTAGGACTGGTCTTTGTCTTCTTCCTGCTCTACTATCTCATCTACAGGGTCCAGAACTGAAGAGCTTTAACAAGAATGGAAATTTAGTGTGGCTGGCTACTTTCCTCTCAGTTATACCAAGAAAGACCAAATATAAACTTTTATTGTGACGATTTTGGATAGGAAATCATCTCACCCATCACCCCCTCTCCAATTCTCGATATAATAATGTCTTCTGCTCGAAATGAAATACAGTATGTGCAGATGTGTATATAATTTGTCTCAGTTATATGAGAACTTTCATTGTATATACATTATCTAAGACCCCAGTCATGTAAAACTGAATGTTTGCCCTCCCCCCTCCTTTCTTACCAGGATGCAGTTGAAAGCAGGATAGTCCTTTATTTACATTGATAAATAGCCCTAGAGATTGGCAGTGTGTCAAAGAATGTCCCAGTGCCCTTTTCACATTACTGAGCCAAGACAGGCAGTACTGACCATAGGTACAATAAGAGATTGTCCTCGGTTATGGCTTATTCTTGTGTTTTGTAATAGTAGTTTGAAGACATGCTCCAGTACTTTGGCGATTTAGTAAGTATTTTTTAAGACCTCCCGCTTTGGGCAGGATGTGTCACTGTGTAGTTCACActtgcataatctatgagcagaatttctgTTTTATCTCAACTAGCcatgaaatccctagtttgaaagcaacCTTTTTTTCTGGAAACTGATGTAGTGTGCCATTTTCCATGAGCGTTACTTTCAGAACTAcgggctaaaaagtatacaaaagtactgtAGAATCTCTAAGACATTGCCTAAactttaacaatcccttattctgTGATATTAAGTTGTCAGCACCTGCATGTAATTAACTGTTGTTGCATTTCCTAAACAACTACATAACATGATCCTACATAACATAATCCTTTTTTCCAGTGAGTTGTATAAATCCTTGTAATGTATGTGTAATAAACATTTTGATACTACAGTCGACTCCGGATAAGTGTGAACTCCACAGGTCCCAATTCAATTTTTCTTGCTCTGAATATCTGCTCCAGTGGTTCGTGTAGTTAATGCAGTCCTGAACCAATGGAGCCATTTCACTTATCAGGAGTCGACTAGTTTACAGATGGTTGATTTTTACAGAGATGGCAAGACATTTAGATTTTAAGGATATTAAATGAGATTTTGTAAAAATCTGTTGTAAGTAATAATTTGCTCAATCTACCACTATCCAGATCTGAGTGATCCAATTAGTCCATGAGCCAGACCACCAAATATGGATCGTCGACGTCTTTAGTGATTTATGTCCCTAGAGGTGGGAAATGTGTGATACCAGTGCAGCAATGGTAGGTTTCTGTGTATCACTCTTTCATCCCTCCATTTTTCCCTTAGGGATTTTGCCCTACAATAAACAATGTGTAACAGTTtcgcttccgtccctctcctctccctcaaccTGTGCTTGAACCAGGGGCCCTTTGCACACATCCACAAGTCACCCTCAAATCATCGTTACctatcgcgccacaaaagccgcaaCCGTTGCAGAGCAAGGTAAATAACTAGGTTTCAGAGCGAGaaacgtcactgattgaaacgctactaGCACACATTGCTAACTAGCTTGCCATTTCACACTGGTTAAATATACAGAGTTATTGGTTTTAATTATGTATCATGTGAATCTAAGCGTTCCAAACTATCCATCAGACACACATTTTTGGAAATGATCAGGACAGACAAACTTTGACCTCTAGGGTACATATCAGAATGACCTGTGTTAATGGCTTTAAAAAGGAAACACTGATACATTTTAACATTTGTTTGACAAGTGGTTCAGAAAGGTTATAAAAGTACCTTTCAAATAATGATATATAACTAACTTTGAAAGCACCAGCTCCAAATATTGTTTAAAAATCGCCCATTTTGGAAGCTTAGCCATAAAATTCCATGTAATAGGGCAGCTATATTTATAGATTCTAACTTTGATAGGCACCAACTTGCGCACACACAGCTAGAACAGTTTTAAAAGATTTGTAGAGACAGGGCCAGCACATAATTTACACATTAACCCCACAGAAGCCTTTTCCCAATATGAACGCCATGCATCTCAATTGGGTCTTATTGGACCATAcctgtttgaaatacagtattatTGTAGTATGCTGACAAATTCATTATATTGATATAATTATGTTAAAATATTCatagtgatgtagaatacaaAACCACATCAGCCAGGTGTGCCAGATATAAAGATGTTAAATTATTCACAGAATTGTGTGAAAAATGTGTCCAAaaagctgtctgaatcgctgttTTCAGAAGAAATGATGGTCAATAGTTGCAACATTTCATCTTCAAACATGTAAAATGGATATGTACATGTGAATAGTCATGGATATGAGCTGATTAAAATGATATTACAATGTTATCCTTTTATGTTTTCATAAAGCAGAGGACATTTGCCGCATGCATTACAATGTAAATTCCATAGGAATGCCCATACGTTTTAACCTAATGGTGAGAGCAGAAAATCATTACATTTAGTTAATCTACATGAAGATGCATTGGTCTGTTACTAGAATATGAATGTAATTGGCCTGAACAGGCCCAACATCGGATTTTACTacactaaccacgtttccatccaaccattGCCGGTACAATTCTATAAATGCCGACAATTAGTTTGTGGGATATGATTGTGTCGGTGAAAATAATTATGCGAaaaatggcggtggaaacgcctttatgcgcaactaaccatcatatcgaagtaaacttgggagtcacacgacgatatttttattttacctttatttaaccaggcaagtcagttaagaacaaattcttattttcaatgacggcctgggaacaggggcaggggcagaacgacagatttgtaccttgtcagctcgggggtttgaactcgcaatcttccggttactagtccaacactctaaccactaggcataCTACAATTATATTTTATACAGGTATGGTCATGCGAAATTGTCCAATAAGAGCCCATTGAGTTGTTTGGCGGAAAAATATTGGAAAAAGCCTTTGTGGGGTTAATGCGGGGATTCTCTGATGGCCCTGTATCTGCAAATCTTTTTTTGCACACAATgcaaatgcaaatagtccgggtagccatttcatgagtcttatggcttggggcttgggggtaaaaactgttgagaagcatttttgtcctagacttggcactccgttACTCTTGCCATGCGgttgtagagagaacagtctataactggggtggctggggtctgacaatttttagggccttcctctgacactgcctggtgtagaggtcctggatggcaggcagcttaaccccagtgatgtactgggctgtacttaCTACCCgctagtgccttgtggtcggaggccgagcaattgccgtaccaggcagtgatgcaaccagtgcatACTCTCAATgttgtagctgtagaaccttttgaggatctcagaacTCATGCCAAAACTTTTTAGTTTCCTAAGGagaaataggctttgtcgtgccttcttcatgactgtcttggtgtgtttggaccattctaattTATAGTTaaatgtgaacaccaaggaacttgaagctctcaacctgctccactacagcccagttgatgagaatgggggtgtgctcggtcctccttttcctgtagtccacaattatctcggttaagttgagggataggttgttattctggcatcaCCTGGCCAGCTCTGACCTcctacctataggctgtctcgtcgttgtcggtgatcaggcctaccacagttatgttgtctgcaaacttattGATGGTGCATGcctcgcagttgcaaatgagaacttgttctcaactagcctacctggttaaataaaggttaaataaacgtTTTACAATTTCTATTCTCATGTGTATATTGCCACCTAGTGGTGTAAAACTGAAACGAGATTTGAGCGTCGATTCGTGTGACGTCGTTTTGTTTCGGTAATTTCCGCTGCATCTCCTTCCTGTGAGACTTGACCGAAAAGCGTAAAGACAACGAAGGTAAGACGCCATTTCTCACCGTTTTAATACATTTGGTTTGAAATAATAATTGAATTGACGgcacaaattattattattttattccaGTGCATGAGCGGTTTATGCTCAACGCAATATAATCGGGTCGGTGCCATATTCTCCGATTATTTTTCGGTCAAATTCGGCGTAAATCGTTAGACATAGGAAAATGGACGAGACGGACTCGGCAACGAAGGGACTAGTGTTGGACGAGGAGTCCATAGACGCTGCCGGAGAGCcggtggaggagggggtggattCGGATACTGAGTCGGAGGCCGAAGTCACCACGATGACAGTAATGGGAGAACCGGGGAACATCGAGATTGGGACCGAGTCCTTGCCGAACTCTGACGATGCCGAGACAGCTTTTGCAGGCAAGTTTGAGAATgcagccagctaacgttactgATACTCGTCAAGCTAGCTAAATGCCAGCTACACCTGTTTTAGCTCGTTAGCAAGTACCACATTATGTTTCCTAGCTAACTTCCTTTCATCTGTGCTAGTACTGTTAGTTACAATACTAGACGCATAGGCAAACACAAacaggttagctagctagctaaatcaaCCAGTCTAACCTAATTCAGCTGCATTAGCTATAGTACCGTTACCCATTTTGAAACGCATGAACTAGCTAACTTATACATTTGATTATCAGCATAGCCCCTTACATGTACCTCCAAACATGTTATTTTCCGGAGATATTTGTATTTAACGTTAGGTAAAATACAGGTAATATTGCATGACGCCCATGTTTCCAGTTTTATACATAATATTTGGTATTCAAATATTTGGGCACAGTCCTTGTTTTTGTTTCCCTATCAAATCAACTatcagcataccaccctgcatcccactgctggcttacctCTGATTCTAAGTAGGGTTGGTCCTGGTagccctggatgggagaccagatactgttggagggccagtaggagacactATTTCCTTTGGtccctaaaaataaatatcccaatGCTGCAGGGCAGTGATTGCCCTTTATAGGGTGcagtctttcagatgggatgttaaatgggtgtcctgactctgtggtcactaacGATCCCATGGCATTTATCGTGAGAATAGGGATGTTAACCCCGGGGTCCTGGCttaattcccaatctggccctcataccatcatggccaccttaaataaaacataaatacatc includes:
- the bet1l gene encoding BET1-like protein isoform X1: MQSLHPNSAVVSTGFRKFADTSTAKMADWNRGQGAVDDMLDAENKLMADNLASKVSRLKSLAYDIDKEAEDQNSYLDGMDSNFLSATGLLTGSVKRFSGMVRSGRDNRKILCYVSVGLVFVFFLLYYLIYRVQN
- the bet1l gene encoding BET1-like protein, with protein sequence MADWNRGQGAVDDMLDAENKLMADNLASKVSRLKSLAYDIDKEAEDQNSYLDGMDSNFLSATGLLTGSVKRFSGMVRSGRDNRKILCYVSVGLVFVFFLLYYLIYRVQN